The DNA sequence GGTCACCGTCCCTGCCCTGGAATAGAAGCGCACTTTTTCTCCCCTCTTTACCAAAAAGACGGGCTCGACGTCGCATCCACATATGGGTTCACCCGCCTCAAGGGGCCTTTTAAGCCTTCGGCCGTATAAGTCATCAGCAGAACCGGGGATCCTCTCGTCGCGACAGGGAGAAGTCATAAAGCTTACGTCGTCCGGCTCCAATATCTTGCCGAATTCAAGCTGGCGTGCCGCCGTAAACATGGGCGCGATCCATCGAAGCTGGAAACGTTTGTAGCGCACGGACCCGTCCTTGGTGCGCACCTTGACGGATACGTTCTTGATCCCGACTTTGACCCTGGAGACGTCAAGTATTTCTCCGTCTATTTTATCGCATGATTTGGCCTCAAGCTTCCACGGCCAGGCTATCTGGCTGCGAATAGCGTTTAGGTAGGGGTCTTCAGCTGCGACCTTCATGTCGCCCGGAAAGATCACGGAGATGGTGAAGTCC is a window from the Acetomicrobium flavidum genome containing:
- the flgA gene encoding flagellar basal body P-ring formation chaperone FlgA; amino-acid sequence: MPRRKAVFDVLFCILFASALGFIVARAALAAPDVMVKIDQVVVLPSSSAVKLGAISNISGDPRHCMAVANVPIVPSNSNVTKGLILQSIKSCGLKDFTISVIFPGDMKVAAEDPYLNAIRSQIAWPWKLEAKSCDKIDGEILDVSRVKVGIKNVSVKVRTKDGSVRYKRFQLRWIAPMFTAARQLEFGKILEPDDVSFMTSPCRDERIPGSADDLYGRRLKRPLEAGEPICGCDVEPVFLVKRGEKVRFYSRAGTVTIETIAKALDSGALNDVIRVVNPDSRKVITGQVVGEGVVMAKEENS